The following are encoded in a window of Suncus etruscus isolate mSunEtr1 chromosome 16, mSunEtr1.pri.cur, whole genome shotgun sequence genomic DNA:
- the LOC126032540 gene encoding LOW QUALITY PROTEIN: alcohol dehydrogenase class-3-like (The sequence of the model RefSeq protein was modified relative to this genomic sequence to represent the inferred CDS: inserted 2 bases in 1 codon), with the protein MAGQVIKCRAAIAWEAGKPLSIEEIEVAPPIAHEVRFKIIATAVCHTDACTLSGADPEGSFPVILGHEGAGIVESVGEGVTKLKEGDTVXLYIPQCGECKFCLNPKTNLCQKIRVTQGKGLMPDGTSRFTCKGKTVLHYMGTSTFSEYTVVADISVAKIDPLPPLDKVCLLGCGISTGYGAAVNTAKVEPGSTCAVFGLGEVGLAVIMGCKVAGASRIIGVDINKDKFVRAKKKKKKKKKRS; encoded by the exons ATGGCGGGCCAGGTTATCAAGTGCAGGGCTGCCATTGCCTGGGAGGCTGGAAAACCTCTTTCCATTGAGGAGATAGAGGTGGCTCCCCCAATAGCTCATGAAGTTCGATTTAAGATTATTGCTACTGCAGTTTGTCACACTGATGCCTGTACCCTGAGTGGGGCAGATCCTGAGGGGAGTTTTCCAGTTATCTTGGGACATGAAGGTGCTGGAATTGTGGAAAGTGTTGGTGAAGGAGTGACTAAGCTTAAGGAAGGTGACACTGT ACTTTATATTCCACAGTGCGGGGAATGCAAATTTTGTCTAAATCCTAAAACAAATCTTTGCCAGAAGATAAGAGTCACTCAGGGGAAAGGGTTGATGCCAGATGGAACTAGCAGATTTACTTGTAAAGGAAAGACGGTTTTACACTACATGGGAACCAGCACATTTTCTGAGTACACAGTTGTAGCTGATATCTCTGTTGCTAAAATTGATCCTTTACCACCTTTAGATAAAGTCTGTCTTCTGGGCTGTGGCATTTCAACTGGTTACGGTGCTGCTGTGAACACTGCCAAG GTGGAGCCTGGGTCTACATGTGCAGTCTTTGGACTGGGAGAAGTTGGATTGGCAGTTATCATGGGCTGTAAGGTGGCTGGTGCATCACGGATCATTGGTGTGGACATCAATAAAGATAAATTTgtgagggcaaaaaaaaaaaaaaaaaaaaaaaaaaaaagaagctga